A stretch of DNA from Diospyros lotus cultivar Yz01 chromosome 14, ASM1463336v1, whole genome shotgun sequence:
ATTTTTATTGTTCTATGTTTTGTATCTTCACGCCCATTGACACAAAAGCACACACTATTAGAATGATATTAGTTCAAGGAAAAGAAACGTTACCACCACTATGCCTAATCTGCATACAAGAGCACAGAATGGATGGAAACATTCAAAAGGTACTTCCAGAACCAAAGTGTTCAACCATGTTCTCAGTGAGATTCAGTCGGCCGATGGCTTCGTCCAGCCCGGAGCTCATCTCCGCCAACACACGCGGATCGTTGTAGTTTCTCACAGCCTGCACAATTGCACGAACCCGCTTGTACGGGTCCGGACCCTGAAAGATTTCTGGGCCTACGAATACTCCGTCGCAACCCAATTGCATCATAAGCGCGGCGTCGGCGGCCGTGGAAACGCCTCCGGCAGCGAAATGCACGACGGGGAGACGACCCATCTGCTTGGTCTGGGCCACGATGTCGTAAGTCGCAGCGATCTTCTTGGAGAAGGTGAAAACCTCGTCCTCGTCCATGTTTGTGAGAACTCTGATTTCGCCCATCACTTTCCTCACGCTGTGAACTGTGTCAGCAATGTTGCCGGTTCCAGCTAGGTCGCCTTGAATCCTTACCATCGCCGCGCCTTCTCGCACTCGCCTCAAGGCCTCGCCGAGATCCCGACACCCACAGGCAAACAGCACCCCGAAATTGTGCTTGTTGATGAAATTGTCTTCGTCGGCCACGGCAAGAGCCTCGCTCTCGTCGATGTAATCCACGCCAACGGCCTCGAGGATTTGGGCTTCGACGAAATGCCCGACTCGGACTTTCGCCATTATCGGAATTGAGACCGCCcgcttgatctccttgatgaggGATGGATCGGGCATGCGGGAAATGCCGCCTCGGGACAGGTCCGACACGACGACGCAGCAGGCCCCAGCGGCCTCGGCGGTCTTGGCCTGCTCCGCATTGTTGACTTCGATAATCGCTCCGCCTCGGAGTATCTGGGCCAGGGCGACCTTGACAGAGTAGGAGCTCTTCTTGGTGTCGGCAATGGCGCTGCCGGTGTAGAGCGTGACGGCACCGTCGTCTGCCATCTCCAGGTGATTGCGAAATTCGATTTGGGGTTGGATTCAACGAGTCCGTGTGGTGTTGTTGGTAATATAAATGGGCAGTAGGTGAATTCGAGAAGCTTCCTGGACACTCGCCACTCGCCAGTCggttgaattgaattgaatggaatggaatggaatggaaatatTGACGATGAATTTGAatccaattaattattaattaataataataatttaatactcCAAAAGGAATCAAAATTGTAAGGCCTGTTTGGTTgagaattcaataaattgaCTACATAGTGGCAGCCACAAATCTAGAAAGCTCTGGATGTTTGCTCTAGCTAtctattcccccccccccccccccccccccccccccggcgggTGGTGGCTCAAAACTACTGTTGTAAAATTGAACCAGACCGGTTTAATCAGAAATTGATGAtctatttaatttgatttagcttaaaaaattaaatatcttttaattatGTCAAAATACGATCGGATCGGTGAATCAAGAACCGGATTTATCCCAATTTTTTTATCTCCTCActcacttttaaatttttaattattaattaattctttaataatatatataacaattatatataaaatattagttatattttaagtaataataacattactcataataatatatagaatattagtattttaatatatattatttaattataaaatatatatatatgacatcatttAGTCAGACCACTTCAGTCGGACTAACTAATTCGTGACCCAATTAATAGGTCCATTCACTATCCGattcgattttta
This window harbors:
- the LOC127791216 gene encoding pyridoxal 5'-phosphate synthase-like subunit PDX1.2, which produces MADDGAVTLYTGSAIADTKKSSYSVKVALAQILRGGAIIEVNNAEQAKTAEAAGACCVVVSDLSRGGISRMPDPSLIKEIKRAVSIPIMAKVRVGHFVEAQILEAVGVDYIDESEALAVADEDNFINKHNFGVLFACGCRDLGEALRRVREGAAMVRIQGDLAGTGNIADTVHSVRKVMGEIRVLTNMDEDEVFTFSKKIAATYDIVAQTKQMGRLPVVHFAAGGVSTAADAALMMQLGCDGVFVGPEIFQGPDPYKRVRAIVQAVRNYNDPRVLAEMSSGLDEAIGRLNLTENMVEHFGSGSTF